From one Peredibacter starrii genomic stretch:
- a CDS encoding ABC transporter substrate-binding protein, which translates to MKFLLLALTLAVVGCTKSKNKSDRIEISIPSDISTLDPANCFDQVCYMAVTPVYETLYEYEYHKRPYTLRPLLAEGMPMVSKDRLRYTFKLKKGIKYHKSEFVEEGREVKARDIVNQIKRLAFHGTRSQGWWLFDNKIKGINEFRDKVGTDLDLMFKTEISGVTAPDDYTLVVDLIRPYPQLLFAMAMNFTSPVPEEAIRATNNDLSLKSIGTGAYYITDYNSAQEVVLKKNANYITSVYPAQGDRYAHENGLLKDAGKKLPFVENVRLVVIKEAQTDWLNFMGKKIDIVNLTKDHFPLALTLEGKLKPEITEQKIQLYAAPTLTYWWLSFNMKDPIIGKNLNLRKAIAHGVNNDKFIELFTYNIAQKANSIYPPGVPGYSPSTEVPFKYDVKLAKEYLAKAGYPEGKGLPTLKYDVRGTDSRKRQMGEFIQQELRPLGINIEVRTNTFPAFLEKSRNGELQFWQGGWILDYPDAENVLQLLTTANLPPGPNSSQFSNPEFDKLFLQVRELEDGEKKFALMKQMEEIVNQELPWAMQYYSRNYVLFHNYLKNYRYSDIINNNFKYLRLEGK; encoded by the coding sequence GTGAAATTCCTTCTTCTAGCTCTCACTCTTGCTGTTGTTGGTTGTACCAAAAGCAAGAACAAGTCGGATCGTATCGAGATTTCTATCCCAAGTGATATCTCGACTCTCGATCCTGCGAACTGCTTTGACCAGGTTTGCTACATGGCAGTGACACCTGTTTATGAAACGCTGTACGAGTATGAATATCATAAGCGTCCCTACACTCTCCGTCCGCTTCTGGCGGAAGGGATGCCGATGGTCTCGAAGGACCGTCTTCGTTATACGTTCAAACTTAAAAAAGGCATTAAGTATCACAAGTCTGAATTCGTGGAAGAAGGTCGCGAAGTTAAGGCCCGTGATATCGTAAACCAGATTAAGCGTCTTGCTTTCCACGGCACGCGCTCTCAAGGTTGGTGGCTTTTTGATAATAAGATCAAAGGCATTAACGAGTTCCGCGATAAAGTAGGAACTGATCTGGACTTGATGTTTAAGACGGAAATCTCTGGGGTCACAGCTCCGGATGATTACACGTTAGTAGTGGATCTTATCCGTCCTTATCCTCAGCTCTTGTTTGCCATGGCCATGAACTTCACTTCACCGGTTCCGGAAGAAGCGATTCGCGCCACAAACAATGATCTGTCACTTAAGAGCATTGGAACTGGTGCCTACTACATCACAGACTATAACTCTGCTCAGGAAGTAGTTTTAAAAAAGAACGCTAACTACATCACAAGTGTTTATCCTGCTCAGGGTGACCGCTATGCCCATGAAAATGGTCTTTTGAAAGATGCTGGTAAGAAGCTTCCTTTCGTTGAAAATGTTCGCCTGGTAGTGATTAAAGAAGCTCAGACTGATTGGTTGAACTTCATGGGAAAAAAGATCGATATCGTTAACCTCACGAAAGATCACTTCCCACTCGCTTTGACTTTAGAAGGAAAACTTAAACCAGAAATCACTGAACAGAAGATTCAACTCTACGCTGCTCCGACTCTGACTTACTGGTGGTTGTCTTTCAATATGAAAGATCCAATCATTGGTAAGAATCTAAATCTGAGAAAAGCGATCGCTCACGGTGTGAATAACGATAAGTTCATTGAACTTTTCACTTACAACATCGCCCAGAAGGCCAACTCGATTTATCCTCCGGGTGTTCCGGGTTACTCTCCTTCGACGGAAGTCCCTTTTAAGTACGATGTGAAGCTTGCTAAAGAATATCTAGCGAAAGCGGGTTACCCTGAAGGAAAAGGTCTTCCCACACTTAAGTATGACGTACGTGGAACTGATTCTCGTAAACGTCAGATGGGCGAATTCATCCAGCAAGAACTTCGTCCTCTTGGGATTAACATTGAAGTTCGCACAAACACTTTCCCAGCATTCCTAGAGAAGTCACGTAATGGTGAACTTCAGTTTTGGCAAGGTGGCTGGATCCTGGATTACCCGGATGCAGAGAACGTGCTTCAGCTCCTAACGACAGCGAATCTTCCTCCAGGACCAAACTCATCACAATTCTCTAATCCAGAATTTGATAAGCTTTTCCTGCAAGTAAGAGAGCTGGAAGATGGTGAGAAAAAATTCGCTTTAATGAAGCAGATGGAAGAAATCGTAAACCAAGAGCTTCCATGGGCCATGCAGTACTATTCGCGAAACTATGTACTGTTTCACAACTATCTGAAAAACTACCGCTATTCAGATATCATCAATAATAACTTTAAGTACCTAAGATTAGAGGGCAAATAG